Proteins co-encoded in one Salarias fasciatus chromosome 4, fSalaFa1.1, whole genome shotgun sequence genomic window:
- the arf2a gene encoding ARF GTPase 2a: MGGVHSIFKLLFSKKEMRILMVGLDAAGKTTILYKLKLGEIVTTIPTIGFNVETVEYKNISFTVWDVGGQDKIRPLWRHYFQNTQGLIFVVDSNDRERVNEAREELMRMLAEDELRDATLLVFANKQDLPNAMNAAEITDKLGLHSLRNRHWYIQATCATSGDGLYEGLDWLSVQLKSAK; the protein is encoded by the exons ATGGGGGGCGTTCATAGTATTTTTAAACTCTTGTTCAGCAAGAAGGAGATGAGGATCCTGATGGTCGGACTGGACGCTGCTGGAAAGACAACCATCCTGTACAAGCTCAAACTGGGAGAAATTGTCACCACCATTCCCACCATTG GCTTTAACGTTGAAACAGTAGAATACAAGAACATCAGTTTTACAGTGTGGGACGTCGGTGGCCAGGACAAGATCCGGCCACTCTGGAGACATTATTTCCAGAACACTCAAG GTCTCATCTTCGTAGTGGACAGCAACGACAGGGAGCGAGTGAACGAGGCAAGGGAGGAGCTGATGAGGATGCTGGCCGAGGACGAGCTGAGAGATGCCACACTGCTCGTGTTTGCCAACAAACAG GACCTGCCCAACGCCATGAACGCAGCCGAGATCACCGACAAGCTGGGCCTGCACTCTCTGCGCAACCGCCACTGGTACATCCAGGCCACGTGCGCCACCAGCGGGGACGGTCTCTATGAAGGCCTGGACTGGCTTTCAGTCCAGCTGAAGAGCGCGAAATGA
- the wnt9b gene encoding protein Wnt-9b produces the protein MRSRLPRTACLLRTIALCILLSHTAAYFGLTGREPLVFLPGPFSNEAPTGKAHLKQCEQMTLTRRQKRLCRREPGLAETLRESVRLSLLECRYQFRNERWNCSLDGRGSLLKRAFKETAFLLAVSSAALTHALAKACSSGRMERCTCDDSPGIQHREAWQWGVCGDNLKYSTKFLKKFLGQKRVSKDLRAQVDAHNINVGIRAVKSGLKTTCKCHGVSGSCAIRTCWKQLSPFHDTGRLLKYRYDTAVRVLSVTNAATGATELASPRRHGQSLRTTDLVYLEDSPSFCRPSRFSPGTGGRTCAKDTSCQSLCCGRGYNTAMRLTSLSCHCQVRWCCHVECQTCVREEEVYTCKNP, from the exons ATGCGCTCCAGGCTCCCGAGGACCGCCTGCCTACTGCGAACCATTGCACTCTGCATccttctctctcacactgcagcTTATTTTGG GCTGACAGGTCGGGAACCCCTGGTGTTTTTACCGGGTCCCTTTTCCAATGAGGCTCCGACGGGGAAGGCTCACCTGAAGCAGTGCGAGCAGATGACTCTGACCCGGCGGCAGAAGCGGCTGTGCCGCCGGGAGCCCGGCCTGGCCGAGACGCTGCGGGAGTCGGTGCGCCTCAGCCTGCTGGAGTGCCGCTACCAGTTCAGGAACGAGCGCTGGAACTGCAGCCTGGATGGCCGGGGCAGCCTCCTGAAGAGAG CGTTCAAGGAGACGGCCTTCCTGCTGGCGGTGTCCTCTGCGGCGCTGACCCACGCGCTGGCCAAGGCCTGCAGCTCGGGCCGCATGGAGCGGTGCACGTGCGACGACTCCCCCGGCATCCAGCACCGGGAGGCGTGGCAGTGGGGCGTCTGCGGCGACAACCTCAAATACAGCACCAAGTTCCTCAAGAAGTTCCTGGGCCAGAAGAGGGTCAGCAAGGACCTGAGGGCCCAGGTGGACGCGCACAACATCAACGTGGGGATCCGG GCGGTGAAGAGCGGCCTGAAGACAACCTGCAAGTGTCACGGCGTCTCCGGCTCCTGCGCCATCCGGacctgctggaagcagctgtcCCCGTTCCACGACACCGGCCGGCTGCTGAAGTACCGGTACGACACGGCGGTGCGGGTGCTGAGCGTCACCAACGCCGCCACGGGGGCCACGGAGCTGGCCAGCCCGCGGCGCCACGGCCAGAGCCTGCGCACCACCGACCTGGTCTACCTGGAGGACTCGCCCAGCTTCTGCCGGCCGTCCCGCTTCTCCCCGGGAACCGGCGGCCGGACCTGCGCCAAGGACACCAGCTGCCAGAGCCTGTGCTGCGGCCGCGGCTACAACACCGCCATGCGCCTCACCAGCCTGTCCTGCCACTGCCAGGTGCGCTGGTGCTGCCACGTGGAGTGCCAGACGTgcgtgagggaggaggaggtgtacaCCTGCAAGAACCCATGA